Part of the Candidatus Polarisedimenticolaceae bacterium genome, TGCGGCGGATCCTCGACCGGCGCCTTCGCGAGGCGGCGATCCTCGCGAAGCTCTCGCCGCACGCGCTGCGGCACACCTTCGCCACGCACATGCTCGGAGCGGGGGCCGACCTCCGCGCGATCCAGGAGCTGCTCGGCCACGCCTCGCTCTCCACGACGCAGCGCTACACGCACGTCGACGTCGACGCGTTGATGCGCGTCTACGACGCCGCGCACCCGCGCGCGCACAAGATCCCGGAGAAGTCATGAACCCGTTCGAGCGCGTCGCGATCGAGGCGGCGCACGCCGGGGGCGCCGTGCTGCGCCGGCGCTTCCGCGAGCCCGCCGCGCTTCGCGTCGAGACCAAGGGGCTGCACGACTACGTGACCGAGGTCGACCGCGAGGCGGAGCGCGCGGTGATCGGCGTGATCCGCGCGAGGTTCCCCGACCACGGCGTGCTCGCCGAGGAAGGGTCCGGGTACGAGCGGGCCCCGGGGTGGCGGTGGATCGTCGATCCGCTCGACGGGACGACGAACTTCATCCACGGGGTCGGGACGTTCTGCGTCTCGGTCGCGCTCGAGGGGCCCGAGGGGCTCGTCGCCGGAGCGGTGTTCGATCCGCTCCACGAGGAGACGTTTCATGCCGCCGTCGGCGCGGGTGCGCGACGGAACGACGCGTCGATCGCGTGCAGCCGCCCTGCCGACCTGCACGACGCGCTGATCGCGACGGGGTTCCCGTTCCGCGAGCTGACGCGGCTCCCGTCGTACCTGCGTGCCTTCGAGCGGTTCGTCCGTTCGACGTCGGGGATCCGGCGCGCCGGCTCCGCGGCGCTCGACCTCGTCTACACCGCGTGTGGCCGCTACGACGGGTTCTGGGAGATCGGCCTGTCGCCGTGGGACATCGCGGCCGGAGCATTGATCGTCCGCGAGGCCGGAGGCCGCGCCACCGACGTGCGCGGCGGCTGCGACTTCCTGAAGGAAGGCTCGATCTGCGCCGGCGGCCCCACGATCCACGACGCCATGCTCGCGATCACCCGCGAACTCGGATAGGAAAAGGGGTCAGGCCCCTTTTTCTTGCACAAACGTTATCCCGAGGACTTTTGAACAAAAAGGGGCCTGACCCCTTTTCCTACAGGTGTGCCACCGAGTTGGCGTAGTACTCGAGCAGCCGCCGCTCCCCGTCGCGCACGCGGAACCCGTCCCCGACCTCCTCGACGACGCGCCGCAACACGAGCATGCGCAGGCCCACCGCGATCGCGTAGTCGTGGTCGTCCCTCGGGACGTAGACGTGCGCCCCCGACGCCTCGAGCTCGCGTTGCCGCGCCGAAGCCGCGGCGCGCAGCTCGACGCCGCTCCAGACGCGATCGACGTCGGAGGCGAGCGCCGAGGCAACGAGCGCCACCGGGGTGACCGGGACGTACGTCCCCACGCGCCGCATGACCTCCGACCCGAACTCCCCGATGCGCGCCATCCGCGCGTCGGCGTCGAGACCGCGGAACTCGACCCCGCGCTCGCGGCACCAGGCCCGCAGCGAGAGCGGCGTGCCGAAGTTGACGCACGCGTACCCGAACCGGTACCAGCGCCCCATGACGAGCAGCTTGAGGTTGCGCAGGACGAACGCCCCTGCCCCCGCGACCGCCCCGGCGAACCCGGGCCTGCGCGCCTCCGGGTCCGCCGCGAGCAGCTGCGTCCGGTCTTCGAAGACTCGGTCGTAGTTGATCCCGACGGGGACGAAGACGACGTCCCGCTCGGCGCGCGCGTCGAACGGCCGCAGCATGTAGCCGAGCAGCCCCAGCCTCGGCGGCCCGAGCGTTCCGTCGCGGGTCAGCCCGCCTTCGGGAAAGATCGCCTGGACGACCCCCGCCTCCGCCGCGATCTGCACCCACCGCTCGAGCACGCGACGGTAGAGCGCGTCGTTCGAGTTCCGGCGCACGAAATACGCTCCCATCGCGCGGATGAGCGTCTGCAGCGGCCAGATCCTGGCCCACTCCCCGACCGCGTAACTGAGGGCGGTCCGGTCCGCCGCGAGGTACGCGACGAGCACGTAGTCCATGTTCGATCGGTGGTTCATCACGAACACGACGCTCGCGTCGCGCGGGATCCTCGACAACCCGTCGTCATCCGCGTAGCCGATGCGCACGCGGTAGAGGAACTTCGCGACGCTTCTCGCGACCCAGTACCCCGCGCGGAAATAGGCGTACGCGCTGAACGACGGCACGATCTCGCCGGCGTAGCGACGGACGCGCGCGAGGAGGACGTCGCGCGGCGTGCGCGTCTCGCGCGCCTGCGCCTCCACCGCCTCCAGCACCTTCGGATCGTGCGCGAGGCGATCGACGAGCACCTCGCGCCGCGTCGTCTTGAACGGATCCAGGCGCAGGTGCAGCCGGCGATTCAGCTCGTCCACGGCGCGCTGGAGGCGGCGACCCAGCCACCAGCGCACGCCCGGAAGCAACAGGCGATCGAGGACCGCGACCGCCGACAACACGAAGAGCAGGACCGCGAGCCAGACGGGAAGCGTCATCGCCCGGATGCTAAGCCCTCGG contains:
- a CDS encoding 1-acyl-sn-glycerol-3-phosphate acyltransferase → MTLPVWLAVLLFVLSAVAVLDRLLLPGVRWWLGRRLQRAVDELNRRLHLRLDPFKTTRREVLVDRLAHDPKVLEAVEAQARETRTPRDVLLARVRRYAGEIVPSFSAYAYFRAGYWVARSVAKFLYRVRIGYADDDGLSRIPRDASVVFVMNHRSNMDYVLVAYLAADRTALSYAVGEWARIWPLQTLIRAMGAYFVRRNSNDALYRRVLERWVQIAAEAGVVQAIFPEGGLTRDGTLGPPRLGLLGYMLRPFDARAERDVVFVPVGINYDRVFEDRTQLLAADPEARRPGFAGAVAGAGAFVLRNLKLLVMGRWYRFGYACVNFGTPLSLRAWCRERGVEFRGLDADARMARIGEFGSEVMRRVGTYVPVTPVALVASALASDVDRVWSGVELRAAASARQRELEASGAHVYVPRDDHDYAIAVGLRMLVLRRVVEEVGDGFRVRDGERRLLEYYANSVAHL
- a CDS encoding tyrosine-type recombinase/integrase; the protein is DFAGGVVRVFGKGRKERLVPFGSKAREALSRWLETSSAWRHAGSPAPEALFLNFREGGRLTDRSVRRILDRRLREAAILAKLSPHALRHTFATHMLGAGADLRAIQELLGHASLSTTQRYTHVDVDALMRVYDAAHPRAHKIPEKS
- a CDS encoding inositol monophosphatase family protein, with the translated sequence MNPFERVAIEAAHAGGAVLRRRFREPAALRVETKGLHDYVTEVDREAERAVIGVIRARFPDHGVLAEEGSGYERAPGWRWIVDPLDGTTNFIHGVGTFCVSVALEGPEGLVAGAVFDPLHEETFHAAVGAGARRNDASIACSRPADLHDALIATGFPFRELTRLPSYLRAFERFVRSTSGIRRAGSAALDLVYTACGRYDGFWEIGLSPWDIAAGALIVREAGGRATDVRGGCDFLKEGSICAGGPTIHDAMLAITRELG